The nucleotide window CGACATCGACCTGCGACTGCACCACGAGGTCGTCGGTATCGACCCGGACGCCCACGAAGTCACCGTGTCGGCCCCGGGCGGTGAATTCACCCAGCCGTACGACCAACTGCTCATAGCAACCGGCGCACGGGCTATCGAGCCTCCATTCGAGGGAATGGACCTCGACGGCGTCTACACGCTTCACAGTCTCGACAGCGCGAAGGAGGTTCACGACGCAATGGAGACACAGTCCCCGGAATCGGTCGCCATCGTCGGCGGGGGGTACGTCGGCATCGAGATGGCCGAGGCGTTCGACGCGCACGACGTGGACGTTCACCTGTTCGAGATGCTCCCGCACGTGCTCGCCCCGTTCGGCGAGACGGTCGCGGAGAAGACCGAAGCACATCTCCGAGAGGAGGGCGTCGAACTCCACCTCGACACAGCCGTCGACGGATTCAGTGGCGACGACGGACACGTGACGGGCGTTATCGTCGGCGACGAGACGTACTCTGCTGACCTCGTACTCGTCGGTGTCGGCGTGACGCCTAACGCTGAACTCGCGGCGGAAGCCGGTATCGAACTCGGAGAGAGCGGTGCCATCGCAACCGACGAACACGGCCGCACGAGCGCCGAAGGCGTATTCGCCGCGGGCGACTGCGCTGAAGCACGGAACGTCGTCACCGGCGAACCCGACTACGTCCCGCTTGCCCTCACCGCCAACCGCGCCGGTCGAGCCATCGGACAGACGATGGCTGGCGACCCGACGCCGGTCGGCGATATCGCCGGGACGGCCGCGGTGAAAGCCTTCGAACTCGAAGCCGCGCGCACGGGTATCATCGACGAAGAATCGGCCCGTGAGGCTGGATTCGACCCCGTAAGCGTGACCATCGACGCGTCCACGCGGGCACACTACTGCCCCGGTGCCGAGCAGATTACCATCACGATGCTCGGCGACAAGGAGTCTGGGCGCGTCCTCGGCGCGGCGATGGTCGGACGCGAAGGCGTCGCCAAGCGCGTCGACACCGTCGCCGCGGCCTTGCACACCGAGACGACAGTCGACGAATTAGCCTACTTCGACCTGTCGTACGCGCCGCCGTTCAGTCCGCCGTGGGACCCGGTTCTCACGACGGCGAAAGTCCTCGGCGGGAAGCTCGACTGAACTCGGCCAGGTGTTATTGCCAGCCGTCGCGTCGGACCGTCTGAAGAACGGACCGAATTTGAATGGGTCTTGTTGTCTACTATTGCCCTACCTTGTCTGTTAGAGCAATATTTTATACATTTGAGACGAATCGTCTGTGTATATGACGCACGGAGATTTCGACGGATACGGCGGGCGATACGTCCCCGAAGCACTCGAATCGGCACTTAAACAGCTCGCGACGGCTTACGACGACATCTCGGCGTCGGACGACTTCCAGGCCGAGTTCCGTGGCTTGCTCGAAACGTACGCGGGACGCGCAACACCGTTGTACCATGCACGGAACCTGAGCGAGCGATACGGTGCGGACATCTACCTCAAACGCGAGGACCTGCTCCACGGCGGCGCGCACAAAATCAACAACGCACTCGGACAGGCGCTCTTGGCGAAGAAAGCCGGTAAGGACCGACTCATCGCCGAAACAGGTGCCGGACAACACGGCACGGCAACTGCGATGGTGGGTGCGCTGTTCAACCTCGACACGGAGATTTACATGGGGAAAAAGGACGTCGAGCGCCAGCAGATGAACGTCTTCCGTATGCGCCTGATGGGGGCCGAAGTGAACGAGGTAACTCGCGGCGGGTCCGGACTCGCCGACGCCGTCGACGCCGCGTTAGAGGACTTCGCGAAGAATATCGACGAGACGCACTACCTCGTCGGAAGCGTCGTCGGCCCGGACCCCTTCCCGCGGATGGTTCGGGACTTCCAGAGCGTCATCGGTGAGGAGGCGCGCGAGCAGTTCCTCGACCGGACGGGCGAACTCCCCGACGCCGCCGTTGCGTGTGTCGGCGGCGGGTCGAACGCCATCGGCCTCTTCCACGCCTTCCGCGACGATAACGTGTCGTTCTACGGGGCTGAAGGAGGCGGTAAGGGGCCCGACTCGAAGCAACACGCTGCACCCCTTGCGAAGGGGAAAGACGACGTTATCCACGGGATGAAAACCCGCGTCATCGACGACGACGTGGAAGTTCACTCGGTCTCCGCCGGGTTGGATTACCCCGGTGTCGGCCCGGAACACGCGATGTTCCGCGCGCTCGGCCGTGCTGAGTACACCGGCGTCACCGACGACGAGGCGCTCGCGGCGTTCCGCGAACTCAGCGAGACCGAAGGCATCATTCCGGCGCTCGAATCCAGTCACGCCGTCGCGCGAGCGATTCAACTCGCGGAAACAAGCGAACACGACACCATCCTCGTCAACCTCTCCGGACGCGGTGACAAGGACATGGAGACCGCGGCGGAGCGATTCAGCCTCTAACGACCCGAGGGTTCATTTTCGTATTCGTTTTTGTACACGTCTGGTCGAGCATGCTGGAGCGTCTGCATGTCGCGGCGGATGTCGTCGAGGTAGTCCAAGTCGATAGTCGAAGTGGCGATTTCCTCTCGGTCTTTCGCCTTCGCCACGACGTTCCCCCACGGGTCGACGATGACCGTGCGCCCGTATGTCGGCTCCGAAGCCGGTTTGGTTCCAATCTGTGCGGGTGCGACGACGTACGCCTGATTCTCGATGGCCCGCGCCCGCAGGAGCGCCTTCCAGTGGTCTTTCCCCGTGTACATGGTGAACGCCGATGGGACGAGGAGGACGTTTGCCCCTCGTTGAGCCATCGTCTGGTACTGCTGTGGGAATCTGAGGTCGTAGCAAATCGAGAGGCCGAGCGTCGCAAGCTCGGTATCCACGGTAACGACGTCGTTTCCGGGAGCCACGTAGTCGGATTCTCGCTGTTCGACGCTTCCTTCCAGTTCGATGTCGAAGAGGTGGACCTTGCGGTAGTAGTCGAGTGCGTCGCCGTCGGGTCCGATAACGGCAGACGTGTTGTACACGCGCTCTGAGCCGGGAATCTGCTCGAAGAAGCTCCCTGTGTGGACGTAGATACCGTGTTTGTCGGCTCGCTCGGCGAACTGCTTGACTGTCGGTCCGTCCGCGGGTTCCGCAACCTCGGGATACCGGCCTCTGTCGCCCATATACGTCACCATCTCGGGGAAGGCGACGAGGTCAGCGCCCGCGCGGGCGGCCTCGTCCACGAACGAGAGCGCCCGGTCGAGGTTATCCTGTTTGTCGTCCTTCGAATCCATCTGGCACGCCGCGACGACGAACTGAGACATCGTATGCGAGTGTTCGTGCTCGTCCGTTATGGTATTCAGGTTCTGTTGGGTTCCGCAGTGAGTGGAGCAAGTAGAGCGAGTGGAGTGAATGGCGTGCAACCGTTTCAGGACAGTCTTTGCTCGACGAAGGCCACGGTCTGATTCACCGTCCGCTCGAACCACGGCGCTTCGGTGAAAAAGAAGTGGCCACCCGGTGGCGTGTGCAGTTCGACATCGACCCCACATCTGTTGCGGCGGGAGTCGGAGTTCTTCGAGATTCTGCACCAACTGCGCAGGCACTATTCTGCTAGTTGTCTTCAGTCACTTTGAGAATACATTTCACATGCTTGAGTGCATAAATATGATAATAAACGCACCTACTGTACAAATTGTAAAAATTGCACAAATTATATAATTTGTGAATGTATCGTACTGTTGGGATGTTTACACTGTTCAGCCAGTCTCTACACCCAACTCGTAACAACTGGGTTGCTATCTCTCCTTACACCCCACACCTATTATTCCGCACCCCATAGCCCGTAGCGATGCACAAACACGCCTCCCTCTCGAACCTCGAACTGCACGATGTCGAACACGCGGACGCGAAGGTCCGCGCTGTCGGCTACGAACTCCGCCCCGAGAAGATGCGCCCGACGGTCTGGGTATTCGAGGCGGGTGGTTCCGGACCAATGCACCGCCAGACCGAACAAGAGGAACTGTATCACGTTCTCTCCGGCCGATTCGAGATGGTCTTTGCCGACGACGATGGAACGGTGACCGAGACGCTCGAACTCGCATCCGGAGATATCGTCGTCGTCTCCCCCAACGAAGTGCGGCAACTCCGGTGTCTCGATGCCGGTGAGGTGTTCGTCGTCGGCGCACCGAACGTGAAAGACGACGGTGTGGTCGTGGACTAACCACGCACTGCGTGGCTCCATTCTTCTTCCCTCTGTGTTATAAGTTATCTCACAACATATGTTCGTCTATGGTAATCCCCGGCTACGACCCAGAAGACCTCAACGACCGACTCGAAGAGTTGCTTTCCGAGCGCGACAGAGAGACGTACCTCACGCCTGAAGAACAAGCACAGTACGAAGCGGGGGAAAATCTGGTCGACTTGCTGTCGACCGACGACATCCGCGACCTCCTCGATGAGGAACGAGCGGATACCTAAGCAGCGACCTGCGTGTTCAGAGCGGATTCAGCCCGTGTTCTTTTCGTAGCACGTCGATGTAGTCGCGGAAGCCCGGTTCGGTCACGACCTGTCGAGTTGGACCGTCTCTTCGACGTAGAGCGTCGGGCCCTGTTCCATGTCGATGAACTCGGCGGCGTCGGCGTTCACCTCTTTGCCGATGTCGGAGTCGAACGCCGCCTTCAACGCGCCCATATCCTCGAAGTAGAGTTCGACGATACCGTCGTACTCGGACCGCTCGGGGTTTGCTGGAAGGCTCGTTACGTATTTCTGTAAGCCGGGGAGTTCTTTCGCGATGTCGGCGTGCGAACCCATCCAGCGCTCGACGAACTCCTCGTGACTGTACTCGTCCGCTCGGACGACTAGATTCACCAGTTTAATCATGCACGTCAGCTATCCTCCCGGATACTACTTTGCTCTATCGCCCACCGCTAATCGGATAGTACCGCTGACCCGCTCCGTTCGAAGTACCTGAACGCGCGTTCGAATTTTTCGAACAAAGTTTATAACGAATGAACACGGATGCCACACAATGGCAGACGACGAACAGCGCCGACCGGTGAAGACGGCAGCGACATCTTTTGGCATCCTCGAACGGCTCAAGGAACGAGGACCGCTCGGACCGACTGCTCTCGCGTCGGAACTCGGGCTTGCGAAAAGCACGGTTCATCGGCACCTGAAGACACTGGAACGAGAGGGACTCGTCGTTCTGGACGACGACGGCTATCGAGTCGGGCTTCGACTCCTCGATTTCGGCATTTACGCGCGTAACCAGCACCAATTCTACGAGGTGGCGAAGCCGAAACTGGAAGAACTCGCCGAGCAGACGGGCGAGAAGGTGTGGTGCGTGACAGAAGAACAGGGACGCGCATACCACCTCTACGGTGCGGCCGGTAAGCACTCGGTTCGGACCCCGGCGAGAGAGGGAACACGGTCGTACCTCCACCAACTCGCCGCCGGAAAGGCGATTCTGTCTGCATTCCCCGACGAGCGAGTCCACGAAATCATCGACCAACACGGTCTTCCGGAGAAGACGCCGCATACGATAACCGACCCGGGCGTACTCTTCGAGGAGTTGGAAACCATTCGCGAACGCGGATTCGCGCTCAACCGCGAGGAAATCGTCCCGAAACTCCACGCCGTCGGTGTCGCCGTCACCGACCAAGATGGCTACCCAGTCGGCGCAATCAGTATCTCCGGCCCGTCGAACCGACTCAAAGGTGACCGTTTGACTGACGACCTCGCCGACCTCCTTCTCGGGGCCGCAAACGAGGTCGAAATAAACCTCAACTTCTCCTGAGCGTCGTTTTCGATTCGTCATCCGTCTCGAAGAGATAGAACAGTTGTTCGAATCGTTCGAACGCACTGTTCTGTCACTGAACCCCCGATACATGCGTAGAATGCTTGCTTTTGGGTGGATAGACTCTCTATTCGATTATCTGCCACTAGATTGTCTCGTTCGAATAGCTCGAATAGAACTAGACCAAACAATAGTTATCTTTGTGGTGTCTATATAGGTATTCTGGCAAACAATTACATTAGTATGGGTGTAATGCACCTCGCTGCTTGAGTGCTTCTGCGGCGCTCCTGTGTTGACCCAGACGGTGTTGCTCCAGACATCACTTTTCGAACCATCAACTCGACGCAGTCACTCGGCTGTCTCGACTCTTTGAACACCTGTTCTTTTCTTTCGAACGACGGTTCTCACTCTTCGGACATGTGTTCTGAACTTACGTACTCTCGTTCGAATATGCGGAACGAATGGCGGGCTCAGTACGTTTTCAGCACTCCTGAATCTGGGTGTATGTGTCCGTGTATAGCATACTCATCCGTCTTACCGGATTCAGAAACTACATTCGGGAGGGACAACGTGTAATTCGGTCGTTTACAGTACCAAGTAGATAGCCAATAGCGTTCGAATTATTCGAACACTATCGTTCGTGCCACTCGGGTTCCCGGTCCTCGAAGAACGCGTCGATGCCTTCGTCCTTGTCTGGTGACCCGAATAGTTGGGCGAACAACTCGGCCTCGTATTCGATTCCCTGTTCGAGGTCCATCCGCGAGGCGGCTTTGACCGCCTTCTTGGCGAACTCCAGCGCGACGGGACTCTTTGCCGCCATCATCTCGGCGAGTTCGTACACTCGGTCGTCGAACGTCTCGTCGTCGTGAACCTCCTCGACGAGTCCGATATCCGCCGCTTCTGCGGCCGGGATGAGTTCCCCCGTTAGGATGAGCCGCATCGCGTGCCCTTCGCCGACGAGGCGGGCGAGGCGTTGTGTGCCGCCGCCGCCGGGCATGATGCCGAGATTAATCTCTGGCTGGCCGATTTTCGCTCGCTCGTGTGCGATTCGAACGTCGCAAGCCTGAATTAGCTCACAGCCGCCGCCGAGTGCGTGCCCGTTAATGCGAGCGATAACCGGCTGTCGGAGGTCGTCGACGTACTCGTACACCCGCGGGCGCTTGCTCGCCTCGCGCTGTTCGAGCATGTCGCGCTCGCGGAGTTCCGTTACGTCCGCACCGGCGACGAACGCCTTTGCCTCGTCCGCCCCCGTGAGGACGACGACGCGGGCGCTGCTCTCCTCGATGGCGTCGAGGACGCGCTTGAGTTCGGCCCGAAGCGTCGCGTTTAGCGCGTTTCGGGCGTCGGGTCGGTTCATCGTCACCGTGACGACGCCCTCAATACGGTCATCGACGGCCACATCGACCGTCTCGCACTCGGCAGCGATTGACTCCACGCTCGCCGGTTCACCGTCTTCGCCTATCGACTCGTCGTGGTCGCTCATCGGCCCATCACGTCCTCGCTGACGCCGACGATTTCGCCGTCTTCCCAGACGTAGAAGCCTTCGCCGGTCTTCTTGCCTAACTTGCCAGCGCGGACCTTCCGCTTGAGAATCTGCGGCGGGCGGAATCGCTCACCTAACTCTTCGCGCAGGTATTCGAGAATCCCAAGACGAACGTCGAGACCGACCACGTCGCCGAGTTCGATTGGACCCATCGGGTGGTTGTAGCCGAGTTCCATCGCGTCGTCGATGTCGTGCGATGAGGCGACGCCTTCCTGAACCATTCGCATGGCTTCGACGCCGAGTGCGACGCCGAGACGCGACGAGGCAAACCCGGGCGAATCGCCGACTTGGACGGCCGTCTTGTCGATTCCCTCCACGAAGTCGTTTGCGAACGTCAGCGTCTCTTCGTCGGTCTGTTCGGCGACGACGACTTCCACGAGGCCCATGATGTGGACTGGATTGAAGAAGTGGAGTCCGACGCCGCGCTCCGGCCGGTCGAGGGCGCTCATAATCTCCGTCACCGAGAGCGACGACGTGTTCGACGCGATAATCGTCTCCTCGTCGGCGAGTGATTCGACCTCGCTGACGGTGTCGCGCTTCAGGTCCATGTCTTCGGGTACTGCTTCGACGACGAGGTCGGCGTCGGCGACAGCCTCGTCCAGCGAGGTCGTCCCCGAGATTCGGTCGAGCGTGGCCGACATCTCCTTGGGCGTCACCTTGTCGCGGTCGACGCCGCCCTGAAGGTTCTCCTCGATTGCGTCCAGCCCGTTCTGGACGTACTCCATTTCGATATCTCGCATCGTCACCTCGTGGCCGGCCATCGCGGACACCTGTGCGATTCCGTGTCCCATGGTTCCGGCACCGAGTACACTCACTTGCATCACCGAAAAGGGGTTCGTGAACCATCATAATCATTTGCCTTCATTCAACGAAGGTTCAAGTCAGATGCTGTCACACCAATTGGTATGAGCCGTTCCACTGAGCGAGCAGTCATCGTCGACGCAGTTCGAACGCCACAGGCGAAGAAAGACGGCGGTTTCGCGGACGTGTACCCGGAGGATTTGGTTATCGCGGTGTTGGACGCACTTGCAGACCGTACTGGTGTCTCGCCCGACGAGTGGGTCGATTTCCGCCTCGGCTGTGCGAATCAAGAAAACGAACAGGGTCGAAACCTCGCGCGACAGTCGCTTCTCGCCGGGGGCTTCCCCGAGTCGGTTCCGGGCGCGACACTCTCTCGGTTGTGCGGGTCGTCACTAACGACGCTGAACGACGCCGCCCGCGCGGTCGAGTCGGGCGACGGCGCGGTCTATCCTATCGCGGGCGTCGAACACATGTCTCGAATTCCGTTTTCTGACTGGCTCCATCCGGACCTCGAAACGCGGTACGACGGCGGCGACTCGCTTTCGATGGGCAAGACCGCCGAGACGGTCGCCCGGCGATACGACATCCCCCGAGAGGACCAGGATGCGTTCGCTCTCCGCTCGCACGAACGGGCCATTGAGGCTCGTAAATCCGGCCGCTTCGATGCCGAAATCGTTCCTGTCGAAACGCCGGACGGCCTCGTCGAGCACGACGAAGGACCGAGAGAAGACACGTCGATGGACGTGCTCGAATCGCTGCCGACCGTCTTCGCCGACGACGAGGAAGCGTCGGTCACGCCCGGGAACGCCTCTCCACTGACCGATGGGGCCGCGGGCGCGCTCGTCACCTCCGAAAGCTACGCCGAGGAGAACGACCTCCCGGTACTCGGGCGCGTCGTCTCTCGCGCCGTCGTCGGCGTCGACCCCGAAGAGATGGGCGTTGCCCCGATTTCGGCAACCCGCGCGGCGCTCGATAAGGCAGGACTAACCGTCTCCGACCTCGACCTCGTGGAGCTCAACGAGGCGTTCGCCTCTCAGAGTCTCTACTGTAAGCGCGAACTCGGTATCGACGAGGAGAAACTGAACGTCAACGGCGGCGCAATCGCCCTCGGCCACCCGCTCGGGTGCTCCGGCGCGCGCATCGCCACCACGCTCCTGCACGAACTCGACCGCCGCGGCGGCCGGTACGGTCTCGCCACGATGTGCGTCGGGTTCGGACAGGGTGTTGCGACGGTGTTCGAGCGGCAGTGAGTGAGTTACCCGGTCAACCCGGGGTGGACCAGCCTACCGCTGTACCTCGGTTGGCACGACCTTGAACCCGTACCGGACGACGCCTTCCTGTTCGTAGATGCGGCGCGGGACCGCCTCGACTCGGTCGCCGATAGCGGGTGTTCCGGCGGGCGAGTGAACGACTTGTGCGGGTGCACTCACCGACTCGTCGTCTTCCGGGCCGTCGAACGCGACGACGGCGACCGGGAACGACCCGGAGCGTTGCTGTTGTTCGACGAACTCGGGCGGTGCGCCGCCCTGCCCGATGGCCGTCGCGGCTTCGACCGCTCCCGTCCCGGGAAGCGGCGTATCTTCGTATCCGGCGAGCGACCCGCAGTCGAAGCACGCCCCCTCCGGCGGGAACGAGAGTGCGCCGCAGTCGGTACACCGCCCGGCGACGAGTCTGTGGCGCTGCGGAATCGTCTGTCGCCACGTCGGGACGCTCACGTACGCGCCGCCGCCCTCCGGTTCTTCACCCGTTATCGTTCCGCGACGGCGAAGCGCTTCGGCGTAGGACAGTTCCGTGTCGCCTTCGAGCACCGCACCAAGCGGCACGTCGCTATCTGCGGAAAGCACCACCGCTGTCGCCCCAGCGCCACCGCCGTAACCGACGAGGAGGGCCGACGATGCGCCCGATTCGAGCGCCGAAGCGAGTCCGAGGAACGGTCCTGCAGCACCCGCATCGCCGGTCTTGGAGACGACAGTTCCCGACGCGATTTTCTCGGTAGGCACGCCGACCGCACCTGCCGCGCGGTACGGGAGCTTGCCATCCGGAGCGGTGAGTGCGACGGCATCGACAGCCGACACGTCGGTTCCGAGGGCTTCGACCGCACCGCCGACGGAACTGGTGTAGGCGTCGCGCTCGTACTGCGTGATGCCGATGGATTCCGTCTCGGCGCTCCCGCGTTGGCGGAACCGAGTTCCCGGGAAGGGTTCGCCGTACTCGCCGACTCCGTCCACGGATAGCGGCCCGTCTTTGGCGAGCACGAGCGCGGCGGCACCTGCCCCGGCTGCGGCCGCTTCGTCGCTTTCGGGTGCGCCCTGCGGGCTGTCGGAAACGACGACGAGTGCTGGCCCCTCCGCGTCAAGTGTGGCCGCGAGTGCGACTGCACCGGCGCGGGTTCCGCCGCCGAACTGTCGCGTCGGAACCGCGGGGCCGACGCCGAGTAGCGAAGCGAGCCGGACAGTGTGTTCTTCTTCGTCTGCTGGTGGCGTGGTGGTGGCGAACGCAAGGTGTTCGATTTTGCTCGCGTCCACGTCGGCGGCGCTGAGCGCGCGCTGGCTCGCTTCCGTCGCCATGGTGAGCGTGTCCTCGTCGGCGTCGGGCACAGCGACCCGCTCGACGCCTGCGGCACCGCTCTTGCCCCACGCGTCGCGGTAGGTGGATACCGGAACGTACAGACGCGGCACGTACGCGCCGACGCCCGCGATTCGGAGTCCAGTCATAGCACACCCCCTTCGAGGACGTGAACGACCGCAGCACCGCCGGACCCACCCACGTTGTGCGTGAGACCGACCCGTGCACTCGGAATCTGTCGGTCGTCCGCGTGGCCGGTGAGTTGTTTGAACGCCTCGACGACCTGTCCCGCGCCCGTCGCGCCGATTGGGTGTCCCTTCGACTTCAGGCCGCCGGAGGGATTGACCGGCAACTCGCCGCCGAGTTCCGTCACTCCCTCGTCGATGAGTTCGGGTGCGCCGCCGCGCTCGCAGAATCCGAGGTCCTCGTAGGCGAGGAGTTCGGCGATGGCAAAGCAGTCGTGTACCTCCGCGAAGTCAACGTCGTCGGGACCGAGTCCGGCCATCTCGTAGGCTGTTTCAGCGGCTTGTGTTGACGAGTAAATCGAGGTGTAACTGTCGCGCTGGAAGAGTCCGACGCGCTCGGAGGCGGCACCGACGCCCGCGACGCGAATCGCTTCGTCGCACGTGCTGGCCACGTCCTCGCTGGCGACGATGACCGCGGCCGCGCCGTCGGAGGTCGGACAGCAGTGATACAGATTCAGCGGGTCGGCGACGACGGGCGCGTCTCGGGCGTCGTCGAGGGAACACTCGAAACCGAGGTGCGCCTTCGGGTTTTTCGCACCGTTCGCGTGGTTCTTCACGGCGACTTTCGAGAAGTGGTCCGGCGAGGCGTCGTAGGTGTCCAGATACGCGGAGGCCATCTGCGCGTAGACGCCCGAGAACGTCGTGCCGGTGAGTCGCTCCCACTCGGTTTCGCCGCTGACGCCGAGCCAGTATTTCGCCACGTCGCCGCTCATGTCGGTCATGACTTCGTAGCCGCCCGCGAGGGCCACGTCGGCCATGCCGCTTTTGACCGCCTGTACCGCCTGTCTGACCGCGTACCCGCTCGCGGCACAGGCGTTTTCGATTCGAGAACAGGGGACACCGTGGAGTCCGACGTGTTCTGTTACGGCCGGTCCCGACAGGCCGAGTTGTCGGCCGCCGACGCCGAGTGACCCGACGACCGCCTCGTCGACCGCGGACGGTTCGACGCCCCCGGCGCTGTCGAGCGCCTCCTCGAAGGCCGTCGCAAATAGCGACCGGTAACTCTCGTCCGGAAACGCGCCGTATTTCGATTGGCCCGCTCCGACAATGTACGCATCTCGCATGATAGTCGATTACGTATCCCCCGCGAAATAGGTTCGCCCCGCGTCAGTAGTGGCGTGACCGCATCATTTTTATCACCTTCTATCATCGGGTTCACTTGTACATGGTATTCGATAGCATGGAGGCTGCCTCACGAGACGAACTTCGTGAGGTCCAGAACAGTCGCCTGCAGGCGACGGTGCAGAACGCGTACGAGAACGTCGAGTTCTACCGCGAGACGTTCGACGAGTTGGGTCTCACACCGGACGACATCGAGAGCGTCGACGACCTCTCGAAGCTCCCGTTTACGACGAAAGAGGACTTCCGCGATAACTATCCGACGGGCATGTTCGCCGTCGACATGGAGGACGTAATTCGCATCCACGCCTCCTCCGGGACGACCGGCAAGCCCAAGATTGTCAGCTACACGCAGGACGACCTCGACGTGTGGAGTAAGGCGGTCGCGCGTTGTCTCGCCGCAGCGGGCATCGGCTCAGACGACATCGTCCAGAACGCCTACGGCTACGGTCTCTTCACCGGGGGTCTCGGACTTCACCAGGGCGTCGAAGAACTCGGCGCGACGGTTATCCCAATCGGCGGCGGGAACACGCAGCGGCAAGTCGAGATGATGAACGACCTCGGAAGCGACGTTATCTCCTGTACGCCGTCGTACGCGCTCTACCTCGCCGAAGTCGCCGAAGATATGGGCATCGACATTCGCGACCTCCCGCTTCGAACCGTCATCTTCGGCGCCGAACCGTGTACCGAGCCGATGCGGAACGAAATCGAAGACCGACTCGGCGTGACCGGCATCGACATCTACGGTCTCTCCGAAATCGTCGGTCCCGGTGTCTCCATCGAGTGCGAAGCACAGGACGGGCTTCACATCTGGGAGGATTACTTCTATCCCGAAGTCATCGACCCTAACACGGGCGACCCGGTCGAGGAAGGCGAAGAAGGCGAACTCGTGTTGACGACGCTCGCAAAAGATGCGCTTCCGGTGCTTCGGTACCGGACGGGCGACCTGACGACGCTCGACTACGATACCTGTGAGTGCGGCCGGACCTGCGTCCGTATGGACAACATCACCGGTCGCTCCGACGACCTAATCATCGTCCGCGGGGTGAACTTTTACCCAAGCGAGGTGGAGTCGGTCGTCCTCGAATTCGACGAGATTGCGCCGCACTACCGCATCGACCTTCGGCGCGAGGGGAACCTCGACCAACTGGAGGTTACGGTCGAACTCACGGAGGACTTCGCCGGTTCCATTAGCGACCTCAAAAATCGCATCGGAAAGCGCCTCTCGAACGTCCTGTCGTTCACCCCCGACGAGTTGAATCTCGTCGAGTACGGGAACATCGCCCGAACCGAGGTCGGCAAGGTCCAGCGCGTCTACGACCACCGCGGCCAGTAGACGGTTTGCTAGTTAGCTGCCGTCAGCGACCGGGCTTGTAGACGCGTCCGCGGAACGTCGCTACTCTATCGCCCGCTTCGTCGGACACGACGACTTCGTATTCGGCGGTTCGACCGCCGAGGTGCGTCTCTTCTGCGACGGCGCGGAGCGTATCCCCCACTTCCGCCGCCGCGAGATACGAGATGTTCGTCTCCAGTGCGAACGCCGCATCCCCGTGGCTGTTCGATGCAGCGGCGAATGCGGCGTCCGCGAGCGTGTAGACAGCCCCGCCGTGCGGCGTGCCGTGGAAGTTCAAATG belongs to Haloferax mediterranei ATCC 33500 and includes:
- a CDS encoding 3-hydroxyacyl-CoA dehydrogenase family protein, with the protein product MQVSVLGAGTMGHGIAQVSAMAGHEVTMRDIEMEYVQNGLDAIEENLQGGVDRDKVTPKEMSATLDRISGTTSLDEAVADADLVVEAVPEDMDLKRDTVSEVESLADEETIIASNTSSLSVTEIMSALDRPERGVGLHFFNPVHIMGLVEVVVAEQTDEETLTFANDFVEGIDKTAVQVGDSPGFASSRLGVALGVEAMRMVQEGVASSHDIDDAMELGYNHPMGPIELGDVVGLDVRLGILEYLREELGERFRPPQILKRKVRAGKLGKKTGEGFYVWEDGEIVGVSEDVMGR
- a CDS encoding thiolase family protein; amino-acid sequence: MSRSTERAVIVDAVRTPQAKKDGGFADVYPEDLVIAVLDALADRTGVSPDEWVDFRLGCANQENEQGRNLARQSLLAGGFPESVPGATLSRLCGSSLTTLNDAARAVESGDGAVYPIAGVEHMSRIPFSDWLHPDLETRYDGGDSLSMGKTAETVARRYDIPREDQDAFALRSHERAIEARKSGRFDAEIVPVETPDGLVEHDEGPREDTSMDVLESLPTVFADDEEASVTPGNASPLTDGAAGALVTSESYAEENDLPVLGRVVSRAVVGVDPEEMGVAPISATRAALDKAGLTVSDLDLVELNEAFASQSLYCKRELGIDEEKLNVNGGAIALGHPLGCSGARIATTLLHELDRRGGRYGLATMCVGFGQGVATVFERQ
- a CDS encoding zinc ribbon domain-containing protein, producing the protein MTGLRIAGVGAYVPRLYVPVSTYRDAWGKSGAAGVERVAVPDADEDTLTMATEASQRALSAADVDASKIEHLAFATTTPPADEEEHTVRLASLLGVGPAVPTRQFGGGTRAGAVALAATLDAEGPALVVVSDSPQGAPESDEAAAAGAGAAALVLAKDGPLSVDGVGEYGEPFPGTRFRQRGSAETESIGITQYERDAYTSSVGGAVEALGTDVSAVDAVALTAPDGKLPYRAAGAVGVPTEKIASGTVVSKTGDAGAAGPFLGLASALESGASSALLVGYGGGAGATAVVLSADSDVPLGAVLEGDTELSYAEALRRRGTITGEEPEGGGAYVSVPTWRQTIPQRHRLVAGRCTDCGALSFPPEGACFDCGSLAGYEDTPLPGTGAVEAATAIGQGGAPPEFVEQQQRSGSFPVAVVAFDGPEDDESVSAPAQVVHSPAGTPAIGDRVEAVPRRIYEQEGVVRYGFKVVPTEVQR
- a CDS encoding thiolase domain-containing protein, producing MRDAYIVGAGQSKYGAFPDESYRSLFATAFEEALDSAGGVEPSAVDEAVVGSLGVGGRQLGLSGPAVTEHVGLHGVPCSRIENACAASGYAVRQAVQAVKSGMADVALAGGYEVMTDMSGDVAKYWLGVSGETEWERLTGTTFSGVYAQMASAYLDTYDASPDHFSKVAVKNHANGAKNPKAHLGFECSLDDARDAPVVADPLNLYHCCPTSDGAAAVIVASEDVASTCDEAIRVAGVGAASERVGLFQRDSYTSIYSSTQAAETAYEMAGLGPDDVDFAEVHDCFAIAELLAYEDLGFCERGGAPELIDEGVTELGGELPVNPSGGLKSKGHPIGATGAGQVVEAFKQLTGHADDRQIPSARVGLTHNVGGSGGAAVVHVLEGGVL
- the paaK gene encoding phenylacetate--CoA ligase PaaK, with the translated sequence MVFDSMEAASRDELREVQNSRLQATVQNAYENVEFYRETFDELGLTPDDIESVDDLSKLPFTTKEDFRDNYPTGMFAVDMEDVIRIHASSGTTGKPKIVSYTQDDLDVWSKAVARCLAAAGIGSDDIVQNAYGYGLFTGGLGLHQGVEELGATVIPIGGGNTQRQVEMMNDLGSDVISCTPSYALYLAEVAEDMGIDIRDLPLRTVIFGAEPCTEPMRNEIEDRLGVTGIDIYGLSEIVGPGVSIECEAQDGLHIWEDYFYPEVIDPNTGDPVEEGEEGELVLTTLAKDALPVLRYRTGDLTTLDYDTCECGRTCVRMDNITGRSDDLIIVRGVNFYPSEVESVVLEFDEIAPHYRIDLRREGNLDQLEVTVELTEDFAGSISDLKNRIGKRLSNVLSFTPDELNLVEYGNIARTEVGKVQRVYDHRGQ
- a CDS encoding PaaI family thioesterase, with amino-acid sequence MPKPDEHAEIRDRASNDPFCDRVGIELADIGEGYAETTLTVDERHLNFHGTPHGGAVYTLADAAFAAASNSHGDAAFALETNISYLAAAEVGDTLRAVAEETHLGGRTAEYEVVVSDEAGDRVATFRGRVYKPGR